In Thermococcus stetteri, the following proteins share a genomic window:
- a CDS encoding DUF504 domain-containing protein yields MRKGSVKEVLAKIKYDPREREEDYYVVVEHRGAYGGEKKIPVELIELGHGYFFVGEAQIPYHRILRVVRKDGKVLWETRKL; encoded by the coding sequence ATGAGGAAGGGCTCGGTGAAGGAAGTTCTGGCGAAGATAAAGTACGACCCGCGGGAGAGGGAAGAAGACTACTACGTCGTCGTAGAGCACAGGGGAGCTTATGGGGGAGAGAAGAAGATACCCGTCGAGCTTATTGAGCTCGGACATGGGTACTTCTTTGTTGGAGAAGCCCAGATACCCTATCACAGAATTCTGCGCGTCGTTAGAAAAGATGGAAAAGTCCTCTGGGAGACGAGGAAGCTATAG
- a CDS encoding DUF835 domain-containing protein has protein sequence MTSQPNPQAIMNEIIERLKKLGPKELLSYAIFNGEDEARYYAELAEKAKRKSVRALFKKMSRESKGHELLLRRTFERLFPGEEPVKVDIPPVEVYPFYPEFEKVEDYIRALEYCMESELFAKRTYEILAGVAENEEVRRIAFELSEIEQNHYEEIKKVYDIVLYFELRQIFPDRLKFGAYLVTDDEKAKYILPDMLTDNREVIAVIREHPDKFRELTEIDNVIWVSKISEEYPEKVVPPKFVPELKGELLKFLKSAKEKGKQGVIFIQNVGYLVVELGFRDALDFLFYIKDAAIVNNGFLIISANPDAFEKKEWGLLTSEFEVIL, from the coding sequence ATGACTTCCCAACCTAACCCCCAGGCTATCATGAATGAGATAATTGAAAGATTAAAGAAACTCGGTCCAAAGGAGCTTCTGAGCTATGCAATATTCAATGGAGAGGATGAGGCAAGATACTATGCCGAACTTGCCGAGAAGGCAAAGAGAAAGAGCGTGCGGGCGCTGTTCAAGAAGATGAGCAGGGAGAGCAAGGGCCATGAGCTTCTACTCAGGAGGACGTTTGAGCGGCTCTTTCCCGGAGAGGAGCCCGTTAAGGTGGATATCCCTCCCGTTGAGGTCTATCCTTTTTACCCAGAGTTTGAAAAGGTTGAAGACTACATCAGGGCGCTGGAGTACTGCATGGAGAGCGAACTCTTCGCAAAGAGAACTTATGAAATCTTAGCGGGTGTTGCCGAAAACGAGGAAGTCAGGAGAATAGCATTTGAGCTTTCAGAGATAGAACAAAACCACTACGAGGAAATAAAGAAGGTGTACGATATAGTTCTTTACTTTGAGCTCAGGCAGATTTTTCCCGACAGGCTGAAGTTCGGGGCGTATCTGGTAACCGACGACGAGAAAGCAAAATACATACTCCCGGACATGCTGACGGACAACAGGGAAGTGATCGCGGTAATAAGGGAGCACCCAGACAAATTCAGGGAGCTCACTGAGATAGACAACGTGATTTGGGTATCGAAAATCTCAGAGGAATACCCTGAGAAGGTAGTACCTCCAAAGTTCGTCCCCGAACTCAAAGGCGAGCTCCTTAAGTTCCTTAAGTCTGCCAAAGAGAAGGGGAAGCAGGGAGTAATCTTCATCCAAAACGTTGGGTACTTGGTTGTGGAACTCGGCTTTAGGGATGCTCTGGATTTTCTTTTCTACATAAAAGATGCGGCAATAGTGAACAATGGATTCCTCATAATAAGCGCCAATCCAGATGCCTTTGAGAAAAAGGAGTGGGGCCTGCTCACGTCTGAGTTTGAAGTTATACTATAG
- a CDS encoding YchF/TatD family DNA exonuclease — translation MIDAHCHIEMFKKDAPKIAEESRKRLRAVVDSITEYRKFHVWKSWELLKPHFGFIFPTLGYAPNEARRGNWDKVRKVDAFIRENADEIVAIGEIGLDFYYAKTEEERKNQREIFHHFLNLAVELGKPVVLHARDAEKEVFEAIQRAGVRAYFHSYSGPSDLALEIVENGHIIGINTGIDFIPEVRKAAEVLPLESIVVETDAPYMSPYKGEKNYPWNVEYAVRRIAEIKGLEFKEVEKITERNAIRFFDLKL, via the coding sequence ATGATAGATGCGCACTGCCACATTGAGATGTTCAAGAAGGACGCGCCGAAGATCGCTGAAGAGAGCAGAAAACGCCTCAGGGCGGTCGTTGATTCTATCACAGAGTACCGTAAGTTCCACGTCTGGAAGAGCTGGGAGCTCTTGAAGCCCCACTTCGGGTTCATCTTCCCAACCCTCGGCTATGCACCAAACGAAGCTAGGAGGGGCAACTGGGATAAGGTGAGAAAAGTAGATGCCTTCATAAGAGAGAACGCTGACGAGATAGTCGCCATTGGAGAGATAGGCCTCGACTTCTACTACGCTAAAACCGAGGAAGAAAGGAAGAACCAGCGGGAAATCTTCCACCACTTCCTAAACCTCGCCGTCGAGCTTGGCAAACCCGTTGTCCTGCACGCGAGGGACGCCGAAAAGGAGGTTTTCGAGGCGATCCAGAGGGCCGGTGTTAGGGCTTACTTCCACTCCTACAGCGGGCCGTCAGATCTCGCCCTTGAGATAGTTGAGAACGGCCACATCATCGGGATAAACACGGGAATAGACTTCATCCCAGAGGTGAGAAAGGCCGCCGAAGTACTCCCTCTTGAGAGCATCGTCGTTGAAACGGACGCTCCGTACATGAGTCCCTACAAGGGCGAGAAGAACTACCCGTGGAACGTGGAGTACGCGGTAAGGAGAATAGCGGAGATAAAGGGGCTGGAGTTTAAGGAAGTAGAAAAGATAACAGAGAGAAACGCGATTCGGTTCTTCGACTTAAAGCTCTGA